A region of Pseudarthrobacter sp. NIBRBAC000502770 DNA encodes the following proteins:
- a CDS encoding sugar phosphate isomerase/epimerase: MPRPFTLFTGQWADLPFEEVARLASGWGYDGLEIAVSGDHLDAWRWDEPGYVESKLAVLEKYNLKVWAISNHLKGQAVCDDPIDFRHEAIVGSKVWGDGDPEGVRQRAAEEMKHTARLAKALGVDTVVGFTGSAIWQYVAMFPPVPEKVIDAGYQDFADRWNPILDVFDECGVRFAHEVHPSEIAYDYWTTVRTLEAIGHREAFGLNWDPSHMMWQGIDPVSFIWDFKDRIYHVDCKDTKIRQTGRNTVLGSHLPWGDPRRGWDFVSAGRGDVPWEASFRALAAIGYNGPISIEWEDAGMDRLHGAPEALAALKKYDFPASQTSFDAAFSSNPRAIRGDQSPDNSGPASA, translated from the coding sequence ATGCCCCGCCCGTTTACCCTGTTCACCGGCCAGTGGGCCGACCTGCCCTTTGAAGAAGTCGCCCGGCTCGCCTCCGGCTGGGGCTACGACGGCCTGGAAATCGCCGTGTCCGGGGACCACCTGGACGCCTGGCGCTGGGACGAACCCGGCTACGTCGAGTCCAAACTCGCCGTCCTGGAGAAGTACAACCTCAAGGTCTGGGCCATCTCCAACCACCTCAAGGGCCAGGCCGTCTGCGATGACCCCATCGACTTCCGCCACGAAGCCATCGTCGGGTCCAAGGTCTGGGGCGACGGCGACCCCGAAGGCGTCCGCCAACGCGCCGCCGAGGAAATGAAACACACCGCCCGGCTCGCCAAAGCACTCGGCGTGGACACCGTCGTCGGGTTCACCGGCTCCGCCATCTGGCAATACGTGGCCATGTTCCCGCCCGTCCCGGAGAAGGTCATCGACGCCGGCTACCAGGACTTCGCCGACCGCTGGAACCCCATCCTGGACGTCTTCGACGAATGCGGCGTCCGCTTCGCCCACGAAGTCCACCCCTCCGAGATCGCCTACGACTACTGGACCACCGTGCGCACCCTCGAAGCCATCGGCCACCGCGAAGCGTTCGGCCTGAACTGGGACCCCTCCCACATGATGTGGCAAGGCATCGACCCCGTCTCCTTCATCTGGGACTTCAAGGACCGGATCTACCACGTGGACTGCAAGGACACCAAGATCCGCCAGACCGGCCGCAACACCGTCCTGGGCTCCCACCTGCCCTGGGGCGACCCCCGCCGCGGCTGGGACTTCGTCTCCGCCGGACGCGGCGACGTCCCCTGGGAAGCCTCCTTCCGCGCCCTCGCCGCCATCGGCTACAACGGGCCCATCAGCATCGAATGGGAAGACGCCGGCATGGACCGCCTCCACGGCGCCCCCGAAGCACTCGCCGCCCTGAAAAAATACGACTTCCCCGCCTCCCAAACCAGCTTCGACGCCGCCTTCAGCAGCAACCCGAGGGCAATTCGTGGTGACCAAAGCCCTGACAATTCGGGCCCCGCTAGTGCTTAA